A region of Gracilinanus agilis isolate LMUSP501 chromosome 3, AgileGrace, whole genome shotgun sequence DNA encodes the following proteins:
- the NUMA1 gene encoding nuclear mitotic apparatus protein 1 isoform X1, which produces MTLHATRTAALLSWVNSLQVAEPVTSVLELQDCNIFIQIINRIHGTEEGQQILEQPLLDRLNFITSFLQKNRKHRSSSESLVSVQKLEDGEELELAKVIMLLLYHSTMSSKSLRDWNQFDYKIQSELAAILKFLLDHEDGLSLNDNLESFLQKAPLLSSSPSTSSDELSPMRTQQTRKEVRFLELQKIASSSGLNNFLSGSPASPMGDILQTPQFQMRRLKKQLADERASRDELELELAKTCQLLAEKDTQISSMQQRIDRLALLNEKQATGPLESKELEELRDKNESLIVRFHEALKQCQDLKTEKSQMERKIDQLSEENGDLSFKLRDFASHLLQLQEALNDLTEEHNSSTKEWREKQVHLETELSTTLQDKKCLEEKNEILQGKISQLEEQLAQVGKNPSQEKGEVLGDILQLEALKQEVANLAARDAELQATIKQLENERSQWESEMQAERGRFKEEKQQLEQKAQAQEAQLTAQVATLHATLQQQDHDLADLKQQTEKEQAQLTETLQQQELASQGLQRQVEQLSNKLKQEEGRLEGLVQDWKVTSQTKDQQLAAATEKYQEAQQERDAALERLKELEKEKATELGALQQQLQASTDACHSAQACAAKAEQEKSALSRKAEELRACVAELRTRQEEHQAEAKLAESLQARIKELESQLKAEQQKLSEREGLAQENAQLQERLLSLEESVQNTKGILEDEKRHAAEALEGQLRRISELEAEMQSLGQQRDRDRRQLQEAKAGQQALEAQLQKLGEGHRDKVEALQQELEKVAAARQEAEGKCELVASEVASWRARYEENRKEGVQRGALHEEQVKTLKEEHERAQKQLQAAQEKVAVLEALTQRQEAKQQEHAQLEANLSGALQQLREKEERAQDLADSLSKLREEVEQLTAAARKADEEKEASSRRLAEEQQRVRELKAATKQLEEQQGQKLSSIQAALQAKEQEAEQLTEKLEQVRGALAESREQQQEERARWERETAHVGEERDRAAADLAAEKAAKAELEARLQSSLSEQREQISGLQEALAQAREGAEGQEQQLRELQKQEAALRAERAELQKTTEDLRERLAQEEAASRADALGAAQLGAQESEALRAKLGELERRCREHEDKASELERRLEASRKAQASQESTAAALRSQLEESTQELAALRVAAQEHSKAEEEQKAQVAHARQEAEKNSSLVGSLEHEVSILNLQVLEKEGESKELKRLVLAESEKSQKLEERLRLLQAETASASTRAAECSAALSSEVEALREEAEKQRAAADGLRRELASQAERAEGLGQELKAWRERLSQKEQSLSSLQRELAASQALVGELLPIKHLCQQLEAEKGVLQSRHREELEQGEKAAAALQAELLRARRELGDLSALRQKVAEQEQTAQQLRAENAGYADQLSALQQAHGRLAEENRNLGERASHGRQQLEAELGRARELEAVRAEAEAQAARSREEALDMARQLETMTTKYESAKGKVLEERQRFQEERQKLTAQVEQLEVFQREQTKQVEELNKKLAQQQNLKPPESETQQQAHQYQAQLSELQAQLSQKEQAAEHYKAQMERAKAHYDAKKQQNQELQERLQKLENLQKENAELRAESEKLGWELQQAGLKTKEAEQACRHLTAQVRTLEAQVAHADQQLRDLGKFQVATDALKTREVRGLPQLDLSTDSLELSSEEGTPLTSTRSAAHRTRKSSRTQPDGTSLPGEPASPISQRLPPKVESLESLYFTPIPARGQAPLESSLDSLGDIVLDSGPKTRSARRRTTQIIDITMLSRLDTDEPDSSNSSFYSTQSAPVPQRGLRSASSAQSLANCPSRESRTRLSSLEDGNSALLSLPGYKPTTRSSARHSQARASSGAPSGRSSFYTGTCQDEPEQLDDWNRIAELQQRNRVCLPHLKTSYPLEARPSMSLATITDEEMKTGDPQETLRRASMQPAQIHEFSGAHRLPSSITTRQHRKRVSSEPDQGLGTPEAKKPTSCFPRPLTPRDRHEGRKMSAAEGQKKGAPATGKQTNRRQSLAFNILNTPKRLGNSLLRGATRKASAKTSPLPRSGTRRSPRIATTTTATGSTSPRARGKAKH; this is translated from the exons CCATGGCACTGAAGAGGGGCAGCAGATCCTGGAGCAGCCTCTGCTGGACAGACTTAACTTCATCACCAGCTTTCTGCAGA AAAACCGCAAACATCGGTCCTCCTCAGAGAGCCTAGTGTCTGTGCAGAAGCTAGAAGATGGGGAGGAGTTGGAGTTGGCTAAG GTGATCATGTTACTCTTATACCATTCCACCATGAGTTCCAAAAGTTTGAGGGATTGGAACCAATTTGACTACAAAATCCAG TCGGAGTTGGCTGCCATTCTTAAATTTCTGTTGGACCATGAAGATGGGCTCAGTCTGAATGACAACTTGGAGAGTTTCCTACAAAAAG CTCCTCTCCTTTCCAGTAGTCCCAGCACCAGCTCTGATGAACTTTCCCCAATGCGTACCCAAcaaaccaggaaggaagttcgaTTCTTGGAACTGCAGAAGATTGCCTCCTCATCAGGTCTAAACAA CTTCTTGTCAGGGTCTCCTGCTTCTCCCATGGGTGATATCCTTCAGACTCCCCAATTCCAAATGAGACGGTTGAAGAAACAGCTGGCCGATGAGCGGGCTAGCCGAGATGAGTTGGAGCTGGAGTTAGCTAAAACCTGCcaacttctggctgagaagg ACACACAGATCTCCTCAATGCAGCAGCGTATTGACCGCTTGGCTCTCCTAAATGAGAAGCAGGCCACAGGACCCCTGGAATCTAAAGAGCTGGAAGAATTACGTGACAAAAATGAGAG tCTGATTGTACGGTTTCATGAAGCTTTGAAACAGTGCCAGGACTTGAAGACTGAGAAGAGCCAGATGGAGCGCAAGATTGACCAGCTCTCTGAGGAGAATGGGGACCTTTCTTTCAAG CTTCGGGATTTTGCCAGCCATCTGCTGCAGCTACAGGAGGCTCTCAATGATTTGACAGAAGAACATAACAGCTCCacaaaggaatggagggagaaacAGGTTCACTTGGAGACTGAACTCAGCACCACCCTGCAAGACAAG AAATGCCTTGAAGAGAAGAATGAGATCCTCCAGGGAAAAATATCACAGTTGGAAGAGCAGCTGGCACAGGTTGGGAAGAATCCATCCCAAGAGAAGGGAGAGGTGTTGGGCGACATCTTGCAG CTGGAAGCCCTGAAACAAGAGGTAGCCAACTTGGCCGCAAGGGATGCTGAGCTTCAAGCCACAATTAAGCAACTGGAGAATGAACGGAGTCAGTGGGAATCGGAGATGCAAGCCGAGCGGGGCCGCTTTAAGGAAGAGAAGCAGCAGCTGGAGCAGAAAGCTCAGGCTCAGGAAGCCCAGCTGACTGCCCAAGTGGCCACCCTCCACGCCACCCTCCAGCAGCAGGACCATGATCTGGCTGACCTCAAGCAACAGACTGAAAAGGAGCAAGCCCAACTGACCGAGACCCTTCAGCAACAAGAGCTGGCTTCCCAAGGCCTCCAGCGCCAGGTGGAGCAACTGAGCAACAAGCTGAAACAAGAGGAGGGGAGGCTCGAGGGGCTGGTGCAGGACTGGAAGGTGACCAGCCAGACCAAGGACCAGCAGCTGGCAGCTGCCACAGAGAAGTACCAGGAGGCCCAGCAGGAGAGGGATGCAGCCCTGGAACGGTTGaaggagctggagaaagagaaagcCACGGAGTTGGGAGCTCTGCAGCAACAGCTCCAAGCTAGCACGGATGCTTGTCACAGCGCCCAGGCTTGTGCCGCCAAGGCCGAGCAGGAGAAGAGCGCACTGAGCCGGAAGGCAGAGGAGCTGCGCGCATGTGTGGCTGAGCTGAGGACCCGGCAGGAGGAGCACCAAGCGGAAGCGAAATTGGCAGAAAGCCTTCAGGCTCGGATCAAGGAACTGGAGAGCCAGCTGAAGGCTGAACAGCAAAAACTGTCCGAGAGAGAAGGACTGGCCCAGGAGAATGCCCAGCTCCAGGAAcgacttctttctctggaagaatCGGTACAAAACACTAAGGGCATCCTGGAGGATGAGAAGCGGCACGCTGCGGAGGCCCTGGAGGGGCAACTACGGCGCATTTCCGAGCTGGAGGCAGAGATGCAGAGCCTGGGGCAGCAGCGAGACCGAGATCGGCGGCAGCTGCAGGAGGCCAAGGCAGGGCAGCAGGCTCTGGAGGCCCAGCTCCAGAAGCTTGGAGAGGGGCACCGGGACAAAGTAGAAGCCTTGCAGCAGGAACTGGAAAAGGTGGCGGCTGCCCGGcaagaggcagagggaaagtgCGAGCTTGTGGCCTCAGAGGTGGCTTCCTGGCGTGCTCGTTATGAGGAGAACCGGAAGGAGGGGGTACAGCGTGGTGCCCTGCATGAGGAACAGGTGAAGACCCTGAAGGAGGAGCATGAGCGGGCCCAGAAGCAGCTGCAGGCTGCCCAGGAGAAGGTGGCCGTGCTGGAGGCTCTCACCCAGCGCCAGGAGGCGAAGCAGCAAGAACATGCCCAGCTCGAGGCCAACCTGTCGGGCGCCCTCCAGCAGCTCCGGGAGAAGGAAGAGCGGGCTCAGGATCTGGCCGACAGCCTGTCCAAGCTGCGGGAGGAAGTAGAACAGCTCACGGCTGCGGCCAGGAAGGCAGACGAGGAGAAGGAAGCCTCTTCACGGAGGCTGGCCGAAGAGCAGCAACGGGTGCGAGAGCTCAAGGCTGCCACGAAGCAGCTGGAAGAGCAGCAGGGCCAGAAACTGAGCAGTATCCAGGCGGCCCTGCAAGCCAAGGAGCAAGAGGCAGAGCAGCTGACGGAGAAGCTAGAGCAAGTGCGCGGCGCTCTGGCAGAGAGCCGGGAGCAGCAGCAGGAAGAGCGTGCCCGGTGGGAGCGGGAAACGGCCCATGTGGGGGAGGAGCGAGACCGGGCTGCGGCGGACCTAGCCGCCGAGAAGGCCGCCAAGGCCGAGCTGGAGGCGCGGCTGCAGAGCTCCCTGAGTGAGCAGCGCGAGCAGATCTCTGGCCTGCAGGAAGCCTTGGCCCAGGCCCGGGAAGGAGCAGAAGGCCAGGAGCAGCAGCTCAGAGAGCTTCAGAAGCAGGAGGCTGCCCTGCGGGCAGAACGGGCTGAGCTGCAGAAGACCACTGAGGACTTGAGAGAGCGGCTGGCCCAGGAGGAGGCAGCTTCCAGGGCAGATGCTCTGGGGGCCGCACAGTTAGGCGCCCAGGAGTCGGAGGCTCTGCGGGCCAAGCTGGGTGAGCTGGAGCGGCGGTGCCGGGAGCACGAAGACAAGGCCTCCGAGCTGGAGCGCCGCCTCGAGGCTTCTCGGAAGGCCCAGGCCAGTCAGGAAAGCACTGCTGCTGCCCTCCGCTCTCAGCTGGAGGAGAGCACCCAAGAGCTAGCTGCCCTCCGAGTGGCAGCCCAGGAGCACAGCAAGGCTGAAGAGGAGCAGAAAGCCCAAGTGGCCCATGCCCGGCAGGAGGCTGAGAAGAATAGCAGCCTCGTCGGCAGCCTGGAGCATGAAGTGTCCATCCTGAACCTCCAAGTcctggagaaagagggagaaagcaaAGAGCTGAAGCGCCTGGTGTTGGCCGAGTCGGAGAAAAGCCAGAAGCTGGAGGAGCGCCTGCGCCTGCTCCAGGCAGAGACTGCCAGCGCCAGCACACGGGCGGCCGAGTGCAGCGCAGCCCTGAGCTCCGAGGTGGAGGCGCTCCGGGAGGAGGCTGAAAAGCAGCGGGCAGCTGCAGATGGTCTCCGGAGGGAGCTGGCCTCCCAGGCAGAACGGGCAGAGGGCCTGGGGCAGGAGCTGAAGGCCTGGCGTGAGAGGCTGTCCCAGAAGGAGCAGTCCCTGTCCTCGCTGCAGCGAGAGCTCGCTGCTTCCCAGGCCCTCGTTGGGGAGCTGTTGCCCATCAAGCACCTCTGCCAGCAGTTAGAGGCCGAGAAGGGCGTCCTGCAGAGCCGCCACCGAGAGGAGCTTGAGCAGGGCGAGAAGGCCGCAGCAGCGCTGCAGGCAGAGCTTCTTCGGGCCCGCCGAGAGCTCGGGGACCTGTCCGCGTTGCGACAGAAAGTGGCTGAGCAGGAGCAGACGGCTCAGCAGCTGAGGGCAGAGAACGCCGGCTATGCTGACCAGCTGAGCGCACTACAGCAGGCCCACGGCCGCCTAGCGGAGGAGAACCGAAACCTGGGGGAGCGGGCCAGCCACGGGCGGCAGCAGCTGGAGGCAGAGCTTGGACGAGCCCGCGAACTCGAGGCGGTGCGGGCTGAGGCAGAAGCCCAGGCGGCTCGGAGCCGGGAGGAGGCCCTAGACATGGCCAGGCAGCTGGAGACCATGACAACCAAGTACGAGAGTGCCAAGGGCAAGGTCCTGGAGGAGAGGCAGAGGTTCCAGGAAGAGAGGCAGAAACTCACTGCCCAG GTGGAGCAACTAGAGGTATTTCAGAGAGAACAGACTAAGCAG GTGGAGGAACTGAATAAGAAGCTGGCCCAGCAACAAAATCTGAAG CCCCCTGAAAGTGAAACCCAGCAGCAAGCTCACCAATACCAGGCCCAACTCAGCGAGCTGCAGGCACAGCTGAGCCAGAAGGAGCAGGCCGCTGAGCACTATAAGGCTCAG atGGAGAGAGCCAAGGCTCACTATGACGCCAAgaagcagcagaaccaggagctgCAGGAGCGGCTGCAGAAGCTAGAGAATCTACAGAAGGAGAATGCCGAGCTGCGGGCCGAGTCCGAGAAGCTTGGCTGGGAACTGCAGCAAGCCGGGCTGAAGACCAAGGAGGCCGAGCAAGCCTGCCGCCATCTCACTGCCCAGGTTCGGACGCTAGAGGCACAG GTTGCTCATGCAGATCAACAGCTCCGAGACCTTGGCAAGTTTCAGGTGGCAACAGATGCACTGAAGACCCGAGAAGTCCGGGGGCTGCCCCAACTGGATCTGAGCACTGACAGCCTAGAATTGAGCAGTGAAGAAGGGACCCCACTGACCTCTACAAGATCAGCAGCTCATCGTACTCG AAAATCATCTCGAACCCAGCCTGATGGCACCAGCCTCCCTGGGGAGCCAGCTTCACCCATCTCTCAGCGACTGCCTCCTAAGGTGGAGTCCCTGGAGAGCCTGTACTTCACCCCAATACCTGCCCGAGGACAGGCCCCCTTAGAAAGCAGCCTGGACTCGCTGGGTGACATTGTATTGGATTCTGGTCCCAAGACCCGATCAGCTCGAAGGCGGACCACACAGATCATTGACATCACAATGCTGTCCAGG CTGGACACAGATGAACCTGACAGCTCAAATTCATCCTTCTACAGCACACAGTCAGCCCCGGTCCCACAGCGGGGCCTCCGTTCTGCATCCTCGGCTCAGTCCCTGGCTAACTGCCCCTCCCGGGAGTCCCGGACCAGGCTGAGCTCCCTGGAGGATGGGAACTCAGCCTTGCTCAGCCTTCCTGGCTACAAGCCCACCACACGCAGCTCGGCCCGGCACTCTCAGGCTAGAGCATCTAGTGGGGCCCCTTCAG GCCGGAGCAGCTTCTATACAGGCACCTGCCAGGACGAGCCAGAGCAACTGGATGACTGGAACCGGATTGCAGAACTTCAGCAGCGTAACCGCGTCTGCCTCCCACACCTGAAGACCTCCTACCCCTTGGAGGCCAGG CCTTCCATGAGCCTGGCCACCATCACAGACGAGGAGATGAAGACAGGAGACCCCCAGGAGACCCTTCGCCGAGCCAGCATGCAGCCAGCCCAGATCCATGAGTTCAGTGGCGCCCATCGCCTTCCCTCGAGCATCACCACCCGGCAGCACCGGAAGCGTGTCTCCTCCGAGCCAGACCAAGGCCTCGGCACCCCTGAG GCCAAGAAGCCAACCAGCTGTTTCCCTCGTCCCCTCACCCCCCGGGACAGACACGAAGGCCGGAAGATGAGTGCTGCCGAGGGCCAGAAGAAGGGGGCCCCTGCCACTGGCAAGCAG ACCAACAGGCGCCAGTCATTAGCCTTCAACATTCTGAACACACCCAAGAGACTGGGGAACAGCCTGCTCCGGGGGGCCACCAGGAAAGCCTCGGCTaagacctcccccctcccccgaaGTGGGACCCGCCGCTCTCCCCGCATTGCCACTACCACCACCGCCACCGGCAGCACCTCTCCCCGGGCCAGGGGCAAG gCAAAGCACTGA